The following proteins come from a genomic window of Nostoc sp. ATCC 53789:
- a CDS encoding DUF4386 domain-containing protein produces the protein MSIKALYRTAGLVLIVESLLLFVPVFILGAAINWPASLGEPASIMLPLLIEKAEPVRIGYLIYLLYSILFWVVALLTARVISNGETNPVWLQVATGFGIASTVTRCLGIIRWLVPMPALAQVYADPAISAQTREAIAVVYKTLNDYAGSVGEVLGVSLFTVLWLTIISIYLLRSRTLPRWLGIFGIIAALFLATQLIELFGVDLGAFISVSVTMLQLWFLAAGVTLLRHKNVQV, from the coding sequence ATGTCTATCAAAGCACTTTACCGAACTGCTGGTCTGGTATTAATTGTTGAAAGTCTACTGCTGTTTGTGCCAGTTTTTATTCTTGGTGCAGCAATCAACTGGCCAGCTAGCCTTGGTGAACCGGCTAGTATAATGCTGCCACTATTAATTGAAAAAGCTGAACCAGTCAGAATTGGTTATCTGATCTATCTTCTTTATTCAATACTTTTTTGGGTAGTAGCTTTATTAACTGCTCGTGTCATTAGCAATGGGGAAACCAACCCTGTATGGCTCCAAGTGGCAACAGGTTTTGGAATCGCATCTACTGTCACTCGTTGCCTGGGCATTATTCGCTGGTTAGTACCAATGCCAGCTTTAGCGCAAGTTTATGCTGACCCTGCAATCTCTGCACAAACTCGTGAAGCGATCGCTGTTGTCTATAAAACCCTCAATGACTACGCTGGCTCGGTCGGTGAAGTATTAGGTGTTAGCCTGTTTACCGTATTGTGGTTAACAATTATCTCAATTTACTTATTGCGTTCAAGAACACTACCACGTTGGTTAGGAATCTTTGGGATCATCGCTGCTCTGTTTTTGGCAACTCAATTAATAGAACTATTTGGGGTGGATTTAGGGGCATTTATTAGCGTGTCAGTGACCATGCTCCAACTCTGGTTTTTAGCCGCAGGTGTGACCTTATTGAGACACAAAAACGTCCAAGTTTAA